A genomic window from Candidatus Saccharibacteria bacterium includes:
- the murD gene encoding UDP-N-acetylmuramoyl-L-alanine--D-glutamate ligase, with product MRIAIAGFGAEGQSSYRYYTAKGHDVTIVTDKVSDQYPIPVGAKAIVSGDAFDQLDDFDLVLRTPPMSPRSIRTRGKIWSQTNEFFATCPAPIIGVTGSKGKGTTCSLVAEILRAYFGASGRQVHLVGNIGVPALDILDSIQAEDIVVFELSSFQLWDLERSPTVAVMTLLEPDHLDVHADMAEYVTAKSQIFAHQTPRDFAVYNEQDERVRQLAEDAMSITHATGLPFLNKKCVHIEQSTFYYADQEIGSTDMVTLPGEHNLRNAAAAIAATWHMTNGDIKAIRRGLSSFTGLPHRLKLVGTVNNIAFYDDSIATTPGSAIAAIRSFDSPTILILGGHDKGADYTELGRVINESTVKMIYVIGANCDKIESQVSSVSDVTIKKLETKIMAEIVHEVYQAATPGDVVILSPAAASFDMFTSYKDRGDQFIAAVKGLC from the coding sequence ATGAGGATTGCAATAGCCGGATTTGGTGCAGAAGGGCAGTCAAGCTATCGCTACTATACAGCGAAAGGTCATGATGTCACGATTGTAACGGATAAGGTCAGCGACCAGTACCCAATTCCTGTGGGCGCTAAAGCTATAGTGAGCGGGGATGCCTTTGATCAGCTAGATGATTTTGATCTTGTACTCCGTACACCACCGATGTCGCCGCGTTCTATTCGTACTCGCGGCAAGATATGGTCTCAGACCAATGAGTTTTTTGCTACATGTCCTGCACCGATTATCGGTGTGACTGGTTCAAAGGGTAAGGGTACGACCTGTAGTCTTGTCGCAGAGATCTTGCGAGCGTATTTTGGCGCTAGTGGTCGACAGGTTCATCTGGTTGGCAATATTGGTGTCCCAGCTCTTGATATCCTAGACAGTATTCAGGCTGAGGATATCGTAGTATTTGAGCTGTCATCGTTTCAATTATGGGACCTCGAACGTTCGCCAACAGTGGCGGTGATGACACTACTCGAGCCGGATCATCTCGATGTGCATGCTGATATGGCGGAGTATGTGACGGCAAAAAGTCAGATCTTTGCCCATCAAACTCCTCGTGATTTCGCCGTCTATAATGAACAAGATGAGAGAGTACGGCAGCTGGCTGAAGATGCCATGTCGATAACCCACGCAACGGGGTTGCCGTTCTTGAATAAAAAATGTGTTCATATTGAACAGAGCACGTTTTATTACGCTGACCAGGAAATTGGTTCGACCGATATGGTTACGTTACCTGGGGAGCATAATCTGCGCAATGCCGCCGCCGCCATCGCGGCGACGTGGCATATGACGAATGGTGATATCAAGGCGATTCGGAGAGGTCTCAGTAGTTTTACTGGATTGCCGCACCGACTCAAATTGGTAGGAACGGTGAACAACATAGCATTTTATGATGATAGTATTGCAACGACGCCAGGCTCGGCGATTGCAGCGATCCGGTCGTTTGACTCACCAACCATCCTCATTCTGGGCGGACATGATAAAGGTGCTGACTATACTGAACTAGGTCGTGTCATTAACGAATCGACAGTCAAAATGATCTACGTTATCGGCGCGAATTGCGATAAAATCGAGTCTCAAGTCAGCTCGGTTTCAGATGTAACCATCAAAAAACTAGAAACAAAGATCATGGCTGAGATTGTGCATGAAGTCTATCAGGCGGCCACGCCAGGTGATGTCGTCATTTTATCCCCAGCGGCCGCTAGTTTCGATATGTTTACGAGCTACAAAGATCGCGGCGACCAGTTTATCGCGGCAGTGAAAGGGCTGTGCTAA
- a CDS encoding insulinase family protein, which produces MQYEVSEFMLKDNGRGLIVNVPSAPVMSAQFHFRAGSRFVRDFDKKWETAHIMEHMAFGANNGFATGSDYDAVFTENGAYHNAWTSDVSMCYVAECASFEWERILGLQKSAICDPKFTEEEFDAEYGNVKGELTGYLSNANRVLWPKISQNLGDNTLGYQERLEIMPNITVRDIRNHYRDTHTSGNLRFVVAGDFTGKLTRLRELLNSFELKMGDRPPLPVDEMHSFAPFAIRRKDVPDITFGWTMNLPRRLSDDEDTAMSVLDHILNGTLHSRIQGEARQKGLVYGIWSETSASEHNSTWDFGASVEADKLDRLFDLIVREIRRIQEGDISDAEIESAKQYALGRHQMGIQTVGQLNNWLANRYFFDGRIEDFAAQPDRINAVTKERIIATAQEFFTVNCWGLGIYGNTEKAVAERLNEKLSKLF; this is translated from the coding sequence ATGCAATACGAAGTTAGTGAATTTATGCTGAAAGACAATGGGCGTGGCTTGATTGTCAACGTGCCCTCGGCGCCAGTCATGAGCGCCCAGTTTCATTTTCGGGCCGGCAGCCGATTTGTGCGCGACTTTGACAAAAAATGGGAAACAGCGCATATCATGGAGCATATGGCGTTCGGTGCCAATAACGGATTTGCGACCGGTTCTGATTATGATGCAGTATTTACCGAAAACGGGGCGTACCACAATGCGTGGACGAGCGATGTTAGCATGTGTTATGTGGCGGAATGTGCTTCGTTTGAGTGGGAAAGGATTTTAGGATTGCAAAAATCAGCCATCTGCGATCCAAAATTCACCGAGGAAGAGTTTGATGCCGAGTACGGCAATGTCAAAGGTGAATTGACTGGCTATTTGTCGAATGCCAACCGAGTATTATGGCCGAAGATCTCTCAGAATCTAGGCGATAATACATTAGGTTATCAGGAGCGTCTTGAGATTATGCCAAATATTACAGTACGCGATATTCGCAATCACTATCGTGATACTCATACCAGCGGTAATTTACGTTTCGTCGTGGCGGGGGATTTTACTGGGAAATTGACGCGTTTACGTGAACTTCTCAACAGTTTTGAGTTAAAGATGGGCGATCGACCACCGCTGCCAGTTGACGAGATGCACTCATTTGCACCATTTGCGATTCGCCGCAAGGATGTCCCGGACATCACGTTTGGTTGGACGATGAACTTGCCTAGGCGATTGTCGGACGACGAAGACACTGCCATGAGCGTACTCGACCATATTTTGAACGGTACGCTGCATTCTAGAATCCAGGGCGAAGCTCGGCAAAAGGGCTTGGTCTATGGCATTTGGTCGGAGACGAGCGCGAGTGAACATAACTCGACATGGGATTTCGGTGCCTCGGTCGAAGCCGACAAGCTCGATCGACTATTTGATTTGATTGTACGCGAAATAAGACGAATCCAGGAAGGCGATATTAGTGATGCTGAAATTGAGAGTGCCAAACAGTACGCACTTGGCCGTCATCAAATGGGCATCCAGACAGTGGGACAACTGAATAATTGGCTAGCTAATCGCTATTTCTTTGACGGTCGGATCGAGGATTTTGCAGCTCAACCCGATCGGATCAATGCGGTGACCAAAGAGCGCATCATCGCCACTGCGCAGGAGTTCTTTACCGTGAATTGCTGGGGCTTGGGTATTTATGGTAATACCGAAAAGGCTGTCGCTGAACGCCTAAACGAAAAGCTGAGCAAATTATTTTGA
- a CDS encoding lysine--tRNA ligase — protein MATLQDFRDERLKKLEKLRELGLSPYPAKAERTISAGDVTKKFDELNGTEQTVVGRIASIRKFGKIAFIVVRDQTGDLQLFLRSGEVASTAAELSLIGLEDLNLLDTGDFVEATGEVIKTQTGEISLGVKKLRLLTKALRPMPSRQDGFTNKEERFRRRYVDMNVNPEVRERFERRSTFWRATREFLENEGFIEVNNTVLEATAGGADANPFVTHMDALDQDFYLRISHELPLKRLLVAGFEKVFDIGARFRNENYSDEHLPEHNAMEWYWAYADWQDGMELTERMIRFVCDQTWGTRKFTLADGQTVDFGEDNEHFPKINFVEVLANKFNIDVFESSMEEIQAALRQNGLEVEKVDNRIRSLDKLWKKYRKTIAGPVFLVGIPVFMQPLAKKQACDPRMSEQFNLVFGGSEMCKAFSELNDPLDQLERFREQQAMRDAGDDEAQMLDIDFVEALEYGMPPACGLGYSERVFWSLEGVTAREGVPFPQLRREIDQTTREIYPDLGL, from the coding sequence ATGGCAACCTTACAAGATTTTCGCGACGAGCGACTGAAAAAACTCGAGAAACTACGTGAGCTCGGTTTGAGTCCTTATCCAGCAAAGGCCGAGCGAACGATTTCTGCTGGTGATGTGACAAAAAAATTTGACGAATTGAACGGTACTGAACAAACAGTAGTTGGTCGGATTGCGAGTATTCGTAAATTCGGTAAAATTGCGTTTATCGTAGTGCGTGACCAGACCGGCGACTTGCAATTGTTTTTGCGCTCGGGAGAGGTAGCCTCAACAGCGGCAGAATTGTCATTGATTGGCCTAGAAGACCTCAATCTACTCGATACAGGTGATTTTGTTGAGGCAACTGGCGAAGTCATCAAAACCCAAACGGGCGAGATTAGTCTGGGGGTTAAAAAGCTACGACTGCTCACCAAGGCTTTGCGACCGATGCCGAGCCGACAGGATGGTTTTACGAACAAAGAAGAACGTTTCCGTAGGCGCTATGTCGATATGAATGTCAATCCAGAGGTGCGTGAGCGTTTCGAGCGCCGCAGCACATTCTGGCGCGCGACTAGGGAGTTCCTCGAAAACGAAGGTTTTATAGAGGTAAATAACACGGTGCTCGAAGCGACGGCTGGCGGTGCTGACGCGAATCCATTTGTGACACATATGGATGCCCTCGATCAGGATTTTTATTTGCGTATTAGTCATGAATTGCCACTCAAACGACTACTAGTGGCCGGTTTTGAAAAAGTGTTTGATATCGGGGCGCGTTTCCGCAACGAAAATTATAGTGACGAGCATTTGCCAGAACACAACGCGATGGAATGGTACTGGGCTTATGCGGATTGGCAGGACGGCATGGAGCTGACCGAGCGAATGATTCGTTTTGTCTGCGACCAGACTTGGGGTACGCGCAAGTTCACACTGGCTGACGGCCAAACGGTTGATTTCGGCGAAGACAACGAGCATTTTCCGAAAATTAACTTTGTTGAGGTGCTAGCAAATAAGTTCAATATCGATGTCTTTGAGTCTTCGATGGAGGAGATCCAGGCCGCCTTGCGACAGAACGGGCTAGAGGTTGAAAAGGTCGACAATCGTATCCGTAGCCTCGATAAACTATGGAAAAAATACCGCAAAACCATCGCTGGGCCAGTCTTTTTGGTGGGGATTCCGGTGTTTATGCAGCCGCTCGCCAAAAAACAAGCTTGTGATCCGCGCATGAGCGAGCAATTCAACCTAGTCTTCGGTGGCAGCGAGATGTGCAAAGCTTTTTCTGAACTGAATGATCCACTCGATCAGCTGGAGCGTTTCCGTGAACAGCAGGCTATGCGTGACGCTGGCGATGATGAGGCGCAAATGCTCGATATCGATTTTGTCGAGGCGCTCGAATACGGCATGCCACCAGCTTGCGGTTTGGGCTATAGCGAACGCGTATTTTGGAGTCTCGAAGGCGTAACGGCGCGCGAAGGTGTGCCATTCCCACAGCTGCGTCGCGAAATCGATCAAACCACGCGCGAAATTTATCCGGACCTTGGTCTTTAG
- a CDS encoding ZIP family metal transporter, giving the protein MSTMTQVVFFSLVGGVFSLIGGVILLARKSWANSLVNYATPFAAGALLAAAFVDLLPEAVHEGDADTALYATLLGILAFFLLERAIHWFHHHSYDTGHQHEVKSAKVPLIIIGDTLHNFIDGVAIAAAFLVSPATGIVVTIAIAFHEIPQEIGDFGLLLSKGLSRREVLLVNVISALATTVAAVTFFALGKSVTVPLDAVLGLTAGFFIYIAVSDIIPEIHEHERKRFIGWQSILLIVGVILVSLTIASLDRFIES; this is encoded by the coding sequence ATGTCAACAATGACACAAGTAGTTTTCTTTTCGCTCGTTGGGGGAGTATTTTCACTGATCGGTGGGGTGATTTTGTTGGCGCGGAAATCCTGGGCGAATAGTTTAGTTAATTACGCTACGCCGTTTGCGGCTGGGGCGTTGCTGGCGGCGGCTTTTGTAGATTTGTTGCCCGAAGCCGTCCACGAGGGCGACGCCGACACGGCGTTATACGCTACTTTGCTAGGCATATTGGCGTTTTTCCTGCTCGAGCGGGCGATTCACTGGTTCCATCATCATAGTTACGACACCGGACATCAACATGAGGTAAAGAGCGCGAAAGTTCCACTCATCATCATAGGTGACACTTTGCATAATTTTATTGACGGCGTGGCGATCGCTGCGGCGTTTTTGGTATCGCCGGCAACTGGTATTGTGGTGACAATCGCGATTGCTTTTCATGAAATACCACAGGAAATTGGCGATTTTGGTTTGCTACTCAGCAAAGGTCTCAGCCGCCGCGAGGTGCTGCTCGTCAATGTGATTTCGGCGCTCGCGACAACCGTCGCGGCTGTGACATTCTTTGCATTAGGAAAAAGTGTCACCGTGCCACTCGACGCGGTTTTGGGTCTAACAGCCGGATTCTTTATCTATATAGCGGTCAGCGATATCATTCCAGAGATCCATGAGCACGAGCGCAAACGATTCATCGGCTGGCAATCAATCTTGTTGATCGTCGGTGTTATTTTGGTCAGTCTAACAATTGCATCACTCGATAGATTTATTGAATCGTAA
- a CDS encoding transcriptional repressor yields the protein MQTDTIFKEKLAAHNLRLTSNRKEIFRILIAADRPLLVQEIIAASAGSTHFTSIYRSIASLQIADIVREIPRGFKVYYELGEDFRPHHHHATCEKCGKTIPVNDAEVEQLLHDITIKAGLQPTKHHFELFGICRGCSNKNI from the coding sequence ATGCAAACTGATACCATATTCAAGGAAAAACTCGCTGCTCATAATTTGCGCCTCACCAGTAATCGCAAAGAGATCTTTCGCATCTTGATTGCCGCCGACCGACCACTATTAGTACAGGAAATAATCGCTGCGAGCGCTGGATCAACCCATTTTACCAGTATCTATCGGTCAATTGCATCACTCCAAATCGCCGACATAGTCCGCGAAATCCCGCGCGGATTCAAAGTCTACTATGAACTCGGCGAAGATTTTAGACCTCACCACCACCACGCTACTTGTGAAAAATGCGGCAAAACCATACCCGTCAATGATGCAGAAGTTGAACAGCTACTGCATGATATAACTATAAAAGCAGGCCTACAACCGACAAAACATCACTTTGAGCTATTCGGTATTTGCAGGGGATGTTCCAATAAAAATATCTAG
- the greA gene encoding transcription elongation factor GreA, protein MAKKQYDLTMHGKRELENELKDLVGSRGAIADRIAEARSFGDLSENAEYSAAREEQARVESRIAEIEEILSSAEIIEADKTDGEVGLGDTVVLKSGRSTNEYVLVGAVEADPASGKISNESPLGAQLIGKKVGDKVSIETPKGDKSFEVLEIK, encoded by the coding sequence ATGGCGAAGAAACAATATGATTTGACTATGCATGGCAAGCGAGAGCTCGAAAACGAACTGAAAGATTTGGTTGGTAGCCGCGGGGCGATTGCTGATCGTATCGCCGAGGCGCGATCGTTTGGTGATCTGAGCGAAAATGCTGAATATTCGGCCGCTCGCGAGGAACAGGCACGCGTCGAGAGCCGCATTGCCGAGATCGAGGAGATTTTATCGAGCGCAGAAATTATCGAGGCGGACAAAACCGATGGCGAAGTTGGCCTAGGCGACACCGTGGTCTTGAAATCGGGTCGATCGACTAACGAATATGTGCTAGTCGGCGCCGTCGAAGCTGATCCAGCCAGTGGCAAAATTAGCAACGAAAGCCCGCTGGGTGCGCAACTCATCGGCAAAAAAGTCGGCGACAAAGTCTCGATCGAAACTCCAAAGGGCGATAAATCCTTTGAAGTTCTAGAAATTAAATGA
- a CDS encoding prolyl-tRNA synthetase, producing MRVTEMFTRTSKTVPADEVAKNAQLLIRAGFVYKEMAGAYAYLPLGLRVLDNIKQIVREEMDSIRSNELVMTTLQRKDIWEKTTRWSDDIVDIWFKTKLKDDTEVGLGWSHEEPIVEMMKQFIHSYKDLPVSLYQFQTKMRNELRAKSGIMRGREFVMKDMYSFHATKADLDAYYDEAIEAYKRVYDRLGIGDDTYVTFASGGAFTKFSHEFQTICEAGEDVIYLHREKNIAINEEVIDDAVKELGVSRDELEPVKTAEVGNIFNFGTQKTDEMDLYYVDENDQQQSLYIGSYGIGVTRVMGVIAEKMSDERGLVWPENVAPFRVYLVQIGEDEAVKTAAEELYNQLAAKGVEVLWDDREARPGEKFADADLIGIPHRVVISPKTLAEGKIEYKARTDDESVILTRDELFVKLGTTA from the coding sequence ATGAGAGTAACCGAGATGTTCACGAGGACTAGTAAAACTGTGCCTGCCGACGAAGTGGCGAAAAATGCACAGCTGTTGATTCGGGCCGGATTTGTATACAAGGAAATGGCCGGAGCTTATGCCTATTTACCCTTGGGTTTAAGGGTGCTCGATAATATCAAACAAATCGTCCGCGAGGAAATGGACAGCATTCGTTCTAACGAGCTGGTCATGACAACGTTGCAGCGCAAGGATATCTGGGAAAAGACGACGCGCTGGAGCGACGACATTGTAGATATTTGGTTCAAGACCAAGCTAAAAGACGACACCGAGGTAGGACTAGGTTGGAGCCATGAAGAGCCGATCGTTGAAATGATGAAACAGTTCATTCATAGCTACAAAGATTTACCGGTAAGTTTGTATCAATTCCAGACTAAAATGCGTAACGAGCTACGTGCCAAGAGCGGCATCATGCGCGGCCGCGAATTTGTCATGAAAGACATGTATAGTTTCCATGCGACCAAGGCTGACCTAGATGCCTATTATGATGAAGCGATCGAGGCCTACAAACGTGTTTACGATCGACTAGGGATCGGCGACGATACTTATGTAACATTTGCGAGCGGCGGGGCATTCACGAAATTCAGCCATGAGTTTCAAACGATTTGCGAGGCGGGTGAAGATGTTATTTATTTGCACCGCGAGAAAAATATTGCTATCAACGAAGAGGTGATTGACGATGCGGTGAAGGAACTCGGGGTTAGTCGCGATGAGCTAGAGCCAGTCAAAACTGCCGAAGTCGGTAACATTTTCAATTTTGGTACGCAAAAAACTGATGAAATGGATCTCTATTATGTGGACGAAAATGACCAGCAACAGTCGCTCTATATCGGCTCATACGGTATAGGTGTGACGCGTGTTATGGGTGTGATTGCGGAAAAAATGAGTGACGAGCGAGGTCTAGTTTGGCCAGAAAACGTCGCGCCATTCCGCGTTTACTTGGTGCAAATTGGCGAAGACGAAGCGGTGAAAACGGCCGCCGAGGAGCTATATAATCAGCTAGCAGCGAAGGGCGTCGAGGTGCTATGGGACGACCGCGAGGCGCGTCCTGGTGAGAAATTTGCCGATGCTGATCTGATCGGTATTCCACACCGTGTGGTGATTAGCCCCAAGACTTTGGCCGAGGGTAAGATCGAGTATAAAGCGCGCACTGATGACGAGAGTGTTATCTTGACCAGAGATGAGTTGTTTGTTAAACTAGGCACTACTGCCTAG
- a CDS encoding CPBP family intramembrane metalloprotease, which translates to MTTKQPLTAPDAALSRSQTKRYLMVAGWVLWVALVFFVASFTVALVLYVLQKSQLLNVKEIGTAGAFWIDAALYMVMFIIVMWLPWLHWRRTRKGNQPPREKRAESWRFLQKSVGLTRSVRGEDWRYYVAGLPVFYITVLVLSIVAAMIFGDEVMNQTQEIGFAATNNVSELVFIFVALVIVAPLFEEMMMRGFLFGKLREYLSLWPSAVLVSLVFALAHGQINVGIMTFILSMFACRMREKTGVIWAGLFLHMTVNLVAYSVRFLGLGS; encoded by the coding sequence ATGACGACGAAACAGCCACTCACCGCACCAGACGCCGCATTATCCAGGTCGCAGACCAAACGTTATCTGATGGTGGCTGGCTGGGTCTTGTGGGTGGCATTAGTGTTTTTCGTGGCTAGTTTTACCGTGGCGCTGGTGCTGTATGTGTTGCAGAAATCGCAGCTATTAAACGTCAAGGAAATCGGCACAGCAGGGGCGTTTTGGATAGATGCGGCGCTCTATATGGTGATGTTTATCATCGTGATGTGGCTACCGTGGCTACATTGGCGTAGGACACGAAAAGGCAATCAGCCACCGCGCGAGAAACGTGCGGAGAGTTGGCGGTTCTTACAAAAAAGTGTTGGCTTGACTCGATCGGTGCGCGGTGAAGATTGGCGGTATTATGTTGCTGGACTGCCGGTCTTTTATATAACTGTTCTAGTCCTATCGATCGTCGCAGCAATGATTTTCGGCGACGAGGTGATGAACCAAACGCAGGAAATTGGTTTTGCGGCCACAAATAATGTATCGGAACTCGTTTTTATATTCGTAGCGCTCGTTATCGTGGCGCCGCTGTTCGAGGAGATGATGATGCGCGGTTTTCTATTTGGGAAATTGCGTGAGTACCTATCATTGTGGCCATCGGCGGTGCTGGTTTCATTAGTGTTTGCCTTGGCGCATGGTCAAATTAATGTCGGTATTATGACCTTTATTTTGTCGATGTTTGCCTGTCGGATGCGTGAAAAAACAGGGGTGATCTGGGCTGGATTGTTCCTCCATATGACAGTGAATCTAGTCGCCTATAGCGTCAGATTCCTCGGCCTAGGATCATAG
- a CDS encoding site-2 protease family protein: MILVIIHELGHAIAAVRNGVKVEEFGIGFPPRAKILGRYKGTLITINWLLPLGGFCQLKGESDAAKDKGSFGAASFWAKTKILLAGVLMNLVAAMAIFTVLAFTGLPKVLPNQFVVTGDNRGDSGIVSIVGVISGSPAEQAGLEKGDEIHFMASDNNRSTGSDIELVAQVSEFTKANAGRTVMIEYDRGGSPHVTHATLNATSGSQGYLGVQTEQKQYANVRATWSAPLVGVATTLQFVGATFSGLSDMVANLFSGLWGFVTGNAAETKNIAAAGESVAGPVSILGVIFPSALAAGPTQLFWLMGIISLTLTVMNVLPIPGLDGGRWYLLAGFKLFKKKLTKEREAKVNGVGMLVLFGLIIIVTISDIVKLF, encoded by the coding sequence ATGATTTTGGTCATCATCCACGAGCTCGGTCACGCGATAGCGGCAGTTCGTAACGGAGTTAAGGTCGAAGAGTTCGGCATTGGCTTTCCACCACGGGCAAAAATCCTCGGTAGATACAAGGGTACGCTGATTACGATTAACTGGCTGTTGCCGCTCGGTGGTTTTTGCCAGTTAAAAGGCGAAAGCGATGCAGCCAAGGACAAGGGTAGTTTCGGCGCAGCGAGTTTCTGGGCGAAAACCAAGATTTTGCTCGCGGGTGTTTTGATGAACCTGGTGGCCGCGATGGCGATCTTTACTGTTTTGGCCTTTACGGGACTACCAAAAGTCCTACCGAACCAGTTTGTGGTGACTGGCGACAACCGAGGCGATAGCGGTATCGTCTCTATTGTTGGTGTCATTTCGGGCTCGCCAGCTGAACAGGCGGGGCTAGAAAAAGGTGACGAAATACATTTCATGGCGAGTGACAATAACCGATCGACTGGTAGTGATATCGAGCTAGTCGCGCAGGTTTCTGAATTTACCAAAGCCAATGCTGGTCGAACGGTTATGATTGAATATGATCGAGGTGGATCGCCGCATGTGACGCATGCGACGCTTAATGCGACATCTGGATCGCAGGGCTATCTCGGGGTGCAAACAGAGCAAAAACAATATGCAAATGTTCGGGCGACCTGGAGTGCGCCGTTAGTCGGTGTAGCTACGACTCTGCAGTTTGTCGGCGCGACATTTTCCGGTTTAAGTGACATGGTGGCTAATTTGTTTAGCGGCCTCTGGGGATTTGTGACGGGCAATGCGGCAGAGACTAAAAATATCGCCGCGGCTGGTGAGTCGGTGGCTGGTCCAGTTAGTATTCTGGGCGTGATATTCCCGAGCGCGCTGGCGGCTGGCCCGACGCAACTATTTTGGTTGATGGGCATAATCTCGCTCACTCTCACAGTCATGAACGTACTGCCAATCCCGGGACTCGACGGTGGGCGTTGGTATCTGTTAGCTGGGTTCAAGCTTTTCAAAAAGAAACTGACCAAAGAGCGCGAGGCCAAGGTGAACGGTGTTGGCATGCTGGTGCTGTTCGGGCTTATCATTATAGTAACCATATCGGATATAGTGAAGTTATTCTAA
- the frr gene encoding ribosome recycling factor, which yields MDTSIYEQKFAAAVAHFAEETKKIRTGRAHPDMLDGIMVEVYGSRMPLNQVASVSAPEPQQILVTPFDPSNVAAISNAIRNEISLGFNPSDDGRNVRVPIPPLTEERRRDIVKSLGGKVEETRVTLRNIREDARKSAKVKKDAKELSEDDLKRIEKAIDDEVAKNNAKIDELARDKEAEIMKV from the coding sequence ATGGATACCAGCATATACGAACAGAAGTTTGCGGCCGCGGTGGCGCACTTCGCCGAGGAAACAAAGAAAATTCGCACCGGTCGAGCCCATCCGGATATGCTAGACGGCATCATGGTCGAGGTTTACGGCTCGCGCATGCCGCTAAACCAGGTAGCCAGTGTATCAGCACCAGAGCCACAACAGATTTTAGTGACACCTTTTGACCCATCGAATGTTGCGGCAATTTCGAACGCCATCCGTAACGAAATTAGCCTTGGCTTTAATCCATCTGATGATGGTCGCAATGTTCGGGTGCCGATCCCACCGTTAACCGAGGAGCGACGTCGTGATATCGTAAAGTCACTCGGCGGCAAAGTCGAGGAAACTCGAGTGACGCTGCGTAATATCCGTGAAGACGCCCGCAAGAGCGCCAAAGTCAAAAAAGATGCCAAAGAGCTCAGTGAGGATGATCTGAAACGTATCGAAAAGGCGATTGACGACGAAGTTGCGAAAAACAATGCAAAAATTGATGAACTGGCTCGCGACAAAGAAGCCGAAATCATGAAGGTGTAG
- the tsf gene encoding translation elongation factor Ts — MAISLDEIKKLKELTGVGLTDAKKALVEADGDFDKALAAMREKGLTKAEKRGEREAREGIIESYVHSGRIGVLVELNCETDFVARTDDFKDLAHDIALQIAAMSPKWASSDDIPESEITRKKDELIAAAQADPKNANKPADVLEKIIDGQLKKYFDELVLTSQPFWKDDSQTIGDLVKEKIAKLGENIVVRQFRRIELGVSE, encoded by the coding sequence ATGGCAATTTCACTCGATGAAATCAAGAAATTAAAGGAACTCACTGGTGTTGGTTTGACTGATGCAAAAAAAGCCCTCGTCGAGGCCGATGGCGATTTCGATAAAGCCCTCGCCGCGATGCGCGAAAAAGGTTTGACCAAGGCTGAAAAGCGCGGCGAGCGCGAAGCCCGCGAAGGTATCATCGAATCGTATGTCCACAGCGGTCGTATCGGCGTGTTGGTGGAACTAAACTGCGAGACTGATTTCGTGGCTCGTACCGATGATTTCAAAGATTTGGCACACGACATCGCCTTGCAAATCGCGGCTATGTCACCAAAATGGGCCTCGAGCGACGACATTCCAGAGTCGGAAATCACCCGCAAAAAAGACGAGCTGATTGCTGCTGCACAGGCTGATCCAAAGAACGCCAACAAGCCAGCTGACGTCCTAGAGAAAATTATCGATGGCCAGCTCAAGAAATACTTTGACGAACTCGTATTGACGAGTCAGCCATTTTGGAAAGATGATTCGCAGACGATCGGCGATTTAGTGAAGGAAAAAATTGCGAAGCTCGGCGAAAATATCGTCGTGCGTCAGTTCCGCCGTATCGAACTCGGCGTGAGCGAATAG